From the Daucus carota subsp. sativus chromosome 8, DH1 v3.0, whole genome shotgun sequence genome, one window contains:
- the LOC135148281 gene encoding uncharacterized protein LOC135148281: protein MDLLGNLQVHPPSQAFGGQFVSSPPTVPSQGTMVVYTGTGDGVTNTSEIRQTPSETHAREDSEKSLSVREVSAHTNTDLLQEQMAALRAEIARLNAENARFKSGELVTLKEKAGDPSFSSLKQELDAHVKGIHSRMDKFDTTQELCLTKLDNLEQTLAQVVQHLKINPSTSQSTPEDPSTKGEKDKDDKDKDDSNAGGGGNGGDKGGDTDRGDKGGVGASEKDSSAASKSKGKMPETENIFTNQDYDNIPEDVDDDDAFDSAYFEAEEEGRFEEGFLFNEDQSVDPEHMEKVKMFKAQHEASKAKLQELQKLVDEKRTTDELVKLEKQKLWDAKCKEKREDISRKVGESWDIARQILSGPQREPFNDGKFKSFIYDLREANPNEDMFMRALALELEYITIGVKNLLNEWEIIISTQRNGTFRVSIDLFKFLSLTEIWVVRNKIRRSSNLNELLRDKLMDCAIHNSPQVVRKPYCVKFIHERKFGTFYLDHQHLLKYDVSQLVLVSTILRTKGFATKAKADADTEIVNYCTRRNIQQYFRKMKYINQSQPADFIEDPVDIEVQYYLSLARERKKRGESTAAEEPTQNEPSTPIIHCSDAEEGEVTRSE from the exons atg gatctacttggcaacctgcaagtacatccgccttcacaggcattcggaggacaatttgtttcttcacctcctacagttccatctcagggaactatggttgtatatacaggtactggtgacggtgtgacaaacacgagtgaaatcaggcaaacaccgagcgaaacacatgcacgagaggatagtgaaaaatctttgagtgttcgtgaggtgagtgcacacaccaacacagatctgctacaggaacaaatggctgctctgagagcTGAGATTGCAAGGttaaatgctgagaatgccagattcaaaagtggagagttggtgactctaaaAGAAAAGGCTGGTGATCCTTCTTtctcttccctcaaacaggaattagatgctcatgtcaagggtattcactctaggatggacaaatttgatacaactcaggagctctgtttgacgaagcttgacaacttggagcaaactttggctcaagttgttcaacacttaaagatcaatccgtcaacatctcagtctactccagaggatccctcaactaagggggagaaggataaggatgacaaagataaggatgacagcaatgctggtggtggtggcaatggtggtgacaagggtggtgatactgataggggtgataagggtggagtaggagcaagtgaaaaggactcttctgcagctagcaagtctaaaggcaaaatgcctgaaactgagaacatcttcactaatcaggattatgacaacattcctgaggatgttgatgatgatgatgcatttgactctgcttattttgaagctgaggaagaaggtcgtttcgaggaaggctttcttttcaatgaagatcagtctgtagatcctgagcacatggaaaaggtcaagatgttcaaagctcaacatgaagctagcaaagcaaagcttcaggaactgcagaaactggtagatgagaagaggacaactgatgagttggtcaagctggagaaacagaaactatgggatgctaagtgcaaggaaaagagagaggatatctccagaaaagttggtgaaagctgggatattgcaaggcaaatcctctctggacctcaaagggaacctttcaatgatggtaaattcaaatccttcatttatgacctgagagaggctaaccctaatgaagatatgtttatgcgtgctcttgctctcgagttagaatatataactattggtgtcaagaatcttctcaatgaatgggagatcattatttctactcagagaaacggaacattcagggtttcaattgatttattcaagtttctatctctaactgaaatctgggttgttcgtaacaagatcagacgcagttcaaatctgaatgaactccttcgtgacaaacttatggattgtgctattcataacagtccacaagttgtcagaaagccttactgtgtcaagttcattcacgagagaaaatttggaaccttctacctggaccaccaacatcttcttaagtatgatgtgagtcagttggttcttgtatctacaattctacgtaccaagggcttcgctactaaggccaaagctgatgctgatactgagattgtgaactactgcacaaggagaaatattcagcaatacttcaggaagatgaagtatatcaaccaatctcagccagcagatttcatcgaagaccctgtggatattgaggttcaatattatctctcattggctcgtgaaagaaagaagcgtggagaatccactgcagctgaagagcctactcagaatgagccttctactccaatcattcactgttcagatgcagaggaaggagaagtcactcgttctgagtga